In Patescibacteria group bacterium, a single genomic region encodes these proteins:
- the nusB gene encoding transcription antitermination factor NusB, with protein sequence MANRHLARSVVMQALFEWDFAHRPDAEIKDILVRDAKEFAPGLTDYSFLTALAESILKKRPELDDIIQKAAPEWPIDKISIVDRNILRLGLYELLFADREEVPAKVAINESIELAKTFGGENSGKFINGVLGSVYKELGEPGKDSAPKAKKKVVDPKDYPIEKLGGAVVYARKGDEIYLAMVHDIFGRWTLSKGHYKEGETDQQAIKRVAMEEMTLEVEIQQELGRNEYIASDPEKGKLRKQVLYFMAESPFVPVKLAKSGGLDDARWFHLSEILDLNLYNDILPIVTKGVNLLIGAGATKEEVKTK encoded by the coding sequence ATGGCAAACAGACATCTAGCTCGATCGGTAGTGATGCAAGCCCTCTTTGAATGGGATTTTGCTCATCGCCCTGACGCTGAGATTAAGGACATTCTCGTCCGCGATGCCAAAGAGTTTGCCCCTGGTTTGACTGACTATTCCTTTCTCACCGCGCTCGCGGAGAGTATTCTCAAGAAGCGTCCCGAGCTTGACGATATTATTCAGAAAGCTGCGCCCGAGTGGCCAATAGACAAGATTTCCATAGTCGACCGAAACATTCTTCGTCTCGGCCTCTATGAGCTTTTGTTTGCGGACCGCGAGGAAGTGCCGGCGAAAGTGGCGATCAACGAGTCGATCGAACTCGCGAAAACTTTCGGCGGCGAGAATAGCGGCAAATTCATCAACGGCGTGCTCGGTTCGGTATACAAGGAGCTCGGCGAGCCCGGCAAAGATAGCGCGCCAAAGGCCAAGAAGAAGGTTGTTGACCCAAAGGATTACCCAATTGAGAAGCTTGGCGGTGCAGTAGTGTATGCGCGTAAAGGTGACGAGATCTATCTCGCCATGGTGCACGACATCTTCGGCCGCTGGACCCTCTCGAAGGGTCATTACAAAGAAGGCGAGACCGACCAGCAGGCGATCAAGCGTGTGGCGATGGAGGAAATGACGCTCGAAGTGGAGATTCAGCAGGAATTGGGTCGCAACGAATACATCGCTTCCGATCCAGAGAAGGGCAAGCTTCGCAAACAGGTACTGTACTTCATGGCTGAGTCGCCGTTTGTGCCCGTGAAGCTCGCGAAGTCTGGCGGTCTCGACGATGCGCGATGGTTCCATCTCTCCGAGATTCTTGATCTCAATTTGTACAATGATATTTTGCCGATTGTCACCAAGGGGGTGAATTTGCTGATCGGCGCCGGTGCGACGAAAGAGGAAGTGAAGACGAAATAA
- the rnc gene encoding ribonuclease III: MDFSVFEHIIGVTFTDKALLRQAFVHRSFINENKGSQSEHNERLEFLGDAVLELISTVYLYKKYPQSNEGELTAYRSSLVNAINLADVAAKLQMEKFLLLSHGESKDKGKARQYILANTIEALIGAIYLDQGYEVTEKFLSKNVLYLIDDIVEKKAWIDAKSLFQEKAQEVDGVTPLYKVIREDGPDHDKSFTVGLFIRDKKIAQGEGKSKQEAEQEAAKEGVKVRGW; this comes from the coding sequence ATGGACTTCTCCGTATTTGAACACATCATTGGCGTCACTTTTACAGACAAAGCGCTTCTGCGCCAGGCTTTTGTGCATCGTTCTTTCATCAATGAGAACAAGGGGTCGCAGTCCGAGCACAATGAGCGCCTCGAATTTTTAGGCGACGCCGTGCTCGAGCTCATCTCCACCGTGTATTTGTATAAAAAGTATCCGCAGAGCAACGAAGGCGAGCTCACTGCATATCGTTCATCACTTGTGAATGCGATCAATCTCGCCGATGTTGCCGCGAAGCTCCAGATGGAGAAGTTTTTGCTGTTGTCACATGGCGAGAGCAAGGACAAGGGTAAGGCGCGCCAGTATATTTTGGCCAATACCATCGAAGCGCTCATCGGCGCGATTTATCTCGACCAAGGGTACGAAGTGACTGAGAAATTTTTGTCTAAGAACGTTTTGTATTTGATCGACGACATTGTTGAAAAGAAGGCGTGGATTGACGCGAAGAGTTTGTTCCAAGAGAAGGCGCAGGAGGTGGATGGTGTGACCCCGCTGTACAAAGTGATCCGCGAGGACGGTCCAGACCACGACAAGTCTTTCACTGTTGGCTTGTTCATCCGCGACAAAAAGATCGCACAAGGCGAAGGGAAGTCCAAGCAGGAAGCCGAGCAAGAAGCCGCGAAGGAGGGGGTGAAGGTGAGGGGGTGGTAG
- a CDS encoding AAA family ATPase produces the protein MLKGLEIAGFKSFAKKSDLHFNTPITAIVGPNGSGKSNVAEAFRFVLGEQSIKSLRGKRGEDLIFNGSNKASKLNRGSVKVVFDNTRRAMNLDFDEVTIERVVHRDSSNEYFINGSLVRLRDVIELLATAHVGATGHHIISQGEADRVLNTNMFERREMIEDALGLKIYQYKKQESLRKLEKTEENIKSVESLRREIAPHLKFLRKQVEKLEKAREMKLSLVQLYKEYFKREESYVKHQKELLEKERHAPLAEMKTLEAELAHAKKTLEASQKESGRSGELLDVEAKLKGERAQREVLNRELGRLEGEIAGVERAIRRIDQASAVEENKTVYLRDVRTLVQSIETEIAQVNEGNFRAVLAKIREVFAGFISSNRGDVGESQKEELQKELARLRMEKSDVEKRAAAARDAEHALNDEYLRLKSEIEKEKEGGLEAEKTILKIMARQSELNGKLSSLRAVEERVLIEAEDLKREMGEAGMLVGRAAIDYAALLSTTEEIAAALGEVRTMQVERRRAIEKIKIRLEESGGAGGDEVMKEFRESEERDAFLAREIEDLHKSAASLTTLIKELDEKLNSEFRTGIDKINTQFQNFFALMFGGGTASLALVKEEKKKRRSALSLLTGDDGGDEMSESEMGATEDGEPEKLKEGIEIQVSLPHKKTKGLMMLSGGERALTSIALLFAMSQVNPPPFIILDETDAALDEANSRKYGDMIENLSKYSQLILITHNRETMSRAGVVYGVTMGSDGISKLLSIAFEEAVKVAK, from the coding sequence ATGCTGAAAGGTCTGGAGATTGCGGGGTTCAAGTCGTTCGCGAAGAAGAGCGACTTGCATTTTAATACGCCGATCACGGCGATCGTAGGGCCGAATGGGTCGGGCAAGTCCAACGTGGCCGAGGCGTTTCGTTTTGTGCTGGGCGAGCAGTCGATAAAGTCGCTACGCGGGAAGCGCGGCGAGGACCTCATTTTCAATGGTTCCAACAAGGCGTCAAAGCTGAATCGCGGCTCAGTGAAGGTAGTGTTCGACAATACTCGCCGCGCGATGAATCTCGACTTCGACGAGGTGACCATTGAGCGCGTGGTGCACCGCGACTCTTCGAACGAATATTTCATCAACGGTTCGCTCGTGCGTCTCCGCGACGTCATCGAGCTTCTCGCCACTGCACATGTAGGCGCCACCGGGCATCACATCATTTCTCAAGGCGAGGCGGATCGCGTGCTCAACACCAACATGTTTGAGCGACGCGAGATGATCGAGGATGCGCTTGGTCTCAAAATATATCAATACAAGAAGCAGGAGTCGCTCCGCAAGTTGGAGAAGACCGAAGAGAATATCAAATCGGTGGAGTCTTTGCGCCGAGAGATCGCGCCGCATCTGAAATTTTTGCGCAAGCAGGTGGAGAAGCTCGAGAAAGCGCGTGAGATGAAGTTGTCATTGGTGCAATTGTACAAGGAATATTTCAAGCGCGAGGAATCGTATGTGAAGCACCAGAAGGAGTTGTTGGAGAAGGAGCGGCACGCGCCGTTGGCGGAGATGAAGACGCTTGAAGCTGAATTGGCGCATGCCAAGAAGACCCTCGAAGCTTCACAGAAAGAAAGTGGCCGCAGTGGCGAACTGTTGGATGTGGAGGCGAAGCTGAAAGGCGAACGCGCACAGCGTGAGGTGTTGAATCGCGAGCTCGGCCGATTGGAAGGCGAGATCGCCGGCGTCGAGCGCGCTATCCGCCGCATTGACCAGGCTTCGGCCGTGGAGGAAAACAAGACGGTATATCTGCGCGATGTGCGCACGCTCGTGCAGAGTATCGAGACCGAAATTGCTCAGGTGAATGAGGGAAATTTCCGTGCGGTGTTGGCGAAGATCCGCGAAGTGTTTGCAGGCTTCATTTCCAGCAATCGTGGCGATGTGGGTGAATCACAGAAGGAGGAATTGCAGAAAGAGCTTGCACGATTGCGTATGGAAAAGTCCGATGTCGAGAAGCGCGCCGCGGCGGCGCGCGATGCCGAGCATGCCCTGAACGATGAATATCTCCGCCTGAAGAGCGAGATCGAAAAAGAAAAAGAAGGTGGCCTTGAGGCTGAGAAGACCATCTTGAAGATCATGGCTCGACAGAGTGAGCTCAATGGCAAATTGTCGAGTCTCCGTGCAGTGGAGGAGCGTGTACTCATCGAGGCTGAAGACTTGAAGCGGGAAATGGGCGAGGCTGGTATGTTGGTGGGCCGCGCTGCAATCGATTACGCCGCGCTGCTCTCGACTACGGAAGAGATCGCGGCCGCGCTTGGCGAGGTTCGTACCATGCAGGTGGAGCGCCGCCGGGCCATCGAAAAGATCAAGATTCGCCTGGAGGAATCCGGCGGTGCGGGTGGCGACGAAGTGATGAAAGAATTTCGCGAGTCCGAGGAGCGCGACGCTTTCCTAGCTCGCGAGATCGAAGACCTGCACAAGTCTGCGGCTTCGCTCACGACACTCATCAAAGAGCTGGATGAAAAACTCAACAGCGAATTCCGCACTGGTATCGACAAGATCAATACGCAATTCCAAAATTTCTTTGCGCTCATGTTTGGCGGCGGCACTGCTTCGCTTGCACTCGTGAAAGAGGAGAAGAAAAAGCGCCGCTCCGCGCTCAGCTTGCTCACAGGCGACGATGGCGGGGACGAAATGTCTGAATCTGAAATGGGTGCGACCGAAGATGGCGAACCGGAAAAGCTGAAAGAGGGAATTGAGATCCAGGTGAGCCTACCGCACAAAAAGACCAAAGGCCTCATGATGCTCTCCGGCGGGGAACGAGCGCTCACTTCGATCGCGCTCCTCTTCGCGATGTCTCAGGTCAACCCGCCGCCATTTATCATCCTCGACGAAACCGACGCCGCACTCGACGAAGCCAACTCCCGCAAGTACGGAGACATGATCGAAAATCTTTCAAAATATTCTCAGCTCATCCTCATCACTCACAATCGTGAGACCATGTCCCGCGCCGGCGTCGTGTACGGCGTCACTATGGGCAGCGACGGTATTTCTAAGCTCCTCTCTATTGCCTTTGAAGAAGCGGTGAAGGTGGCGAAGTAA
- the rnr gene encoding ribonuclease R, with translation MKSSTTPADLYRGTVSVSSKGVGYLSVEGAPEDADDIEIQPDRLHTAMHGDEVEVKSAAKDPRSPRPQGEVTKIVQRAKTRFVGVVEIEKGKHFLIPDDRRMYRDFEIVEGKSGTKNVALKDLAADMKVMVEMTEWTEGKNPQAVALSVIGKKGNNDAEMYSIVLEKGFDTVFPKEVEAEADEIERTQKPIPPAEIAKRRDMCDTLTFTIDPHDAKDFDDAISFKKVAAQNGEELFEIGVHIADVSHYVRPGSALDKEATKRACSVYMVDRTIPMLPEVLSNDLCSLNAHEDKAAFSSIFVMNATGKVQERWFGRTVINSNHRYTYESAQTVIVGEKGPGDQYAKELTTLNGIAKKLNAQRFADGSIDFEKDEVKFELEPGTGKPLRVILKKRFDAHKLVEEFMLLANREVALFVHTIDSKKETKRPTLLYRIHDLPDPEKLADLAEFIKALGYELESHDGRITSKAIKKMLNSVTGTPHESLIRTATIRSMAKAIYSTQNIGHFGLAFKHYAHFTSPIRRYPDVLVHRVLQHYLDGHMIPEHEIATYERAAAKSSEREVIAAEAERSSIKYKQVEYMQDKVGQTFDGTITGVTEWGIYIEENTTKCEGMAKIRDLGDDFYSLDKKNYRLVGDKTKKMYTLGDIVKFKIIAADMERKALDYVIVK, from the coding sequence ATGAAATCTTCAACAACTCCTGCCGACCTCTATCGCGGCACCGTCTCTGTCAGCTCGAAGGGCGTCGGATATCTCTCGGTCGAGGGTGCACCCGAAGACGCCGACGATATCGAAATCCAGCCAGACCGCCTCCACACCGCCATGCACGGCGATGAGGTGGAAGTGAAGTCTGCAGCGAAAGACCCGCGCTCCCCTCGCCCACAAGGTGAAGTCACAAAGATTGTTCAGCGAGCGAAGACTCGTTTTGTTGGCGTGGTGGAAATCGAAAAGGGCAAACATTTTTTGATCCCAGACGATCGGCGCATGTATCGAGATTTTGAAATTGTGGAAGGAAAATCCGGCACAAAAAACGTCGCCTTGAAAGACCTCGCAGCAGACATGAAAGTGATGGTGGAAATGACTGAATGGACTGAGGGTAAAAATCCGCAGGCCGTGGCGTTGAGCGTCATCGGCAAGAAAGGCAACAACGACGCCGAAATGTATTCGATCGTGCTGGAAAAAGGTTTTGACACTGTGTTTCCGAAAGAAGTCGAGGCCGAGGCAGACGAGATTGAGCGCACGCAGAAGCCGATCCCGCCGGCCGAAATTGCCAAGCGCCGCGACATGTGTGATACCCTCACCTTCACCATCGACCCGCACGATGCGAAGGACTTCGACGACGCCATCTCTTTCAAAAAAGTTGCTGCGCAAAACGGCGAAGAACTCTTTGAGATCGGTGTACACATCGCCGACGTCTCGCACTATGTCCGACCTGGTAGCGCACTCGACAAAGAGGCCACGAAGCGTGCTTGTTCTGTATACATGGTGGACCGCACTATTCCAATGCTCCCCGAAGTGCTGTCGAACGATCTCTGTAGTTTGAATGCACACGAAGACAAGGCAGCCTTTTCATCGATATTTGTGATGAACGCCACCGGCAAAGTGCAGGAGCGCTGGTTCGGCCGCACTGTGATCAATTCAAATCATCGATACACCTACGAGAGTGCTCAGACGGTGATAGTGGGAGAGAAGGGTCCAGGCGATCAGTACGCAAAAGAACTCACGACCCTCAACGGCATCGCGAAGAAGCTCAACGCCCAGCGCTTTGCGGACGGCTCAATTGATTTTGAAAAAGACGAAGTGAAATTCGAGCTCGAGCCGGGCACCGGCAAACCACTCCGCGTCATTCTAAAAAAGCGTTTTGATGCACACAAGCTCGTCGAGGAATTCATGTTGCTTGCCAATCGCGAGGTCGCGCTTTTTGTACACACTATCGACAGCAAAAAAGAAACCAAGCGCCCTACTCTTTTGTACCGCATCCACGACCTGCCAGATCCGGAAAAGCTTGCCGATCTTGCGGAATTTATCAAGGCACTCGGCTACGAGCTCGAGTCGCATGATGGCCGGATCACTTCCAAGGCGATCAAGAAAATGCTCAATTCCGTGACCGGTACGCCGCACGAGTCACTCATTCGTACCGCCACCATCCGCTCAATGGCGAAGGCAATCTACTCGACCCAGAATATTGGACATTTCGGTCTCGCCTTTAAACACTATGCGCATTTCACCTCGCCGATCCGTCGATACCCGGACGTGTTGGTGCATCGCGTGCTTCAGCATTATCTCGATGGACACATGATCCCTGAACACGAGATCGCCACCTACGAGCGTGCCGCAGCAAAGTCTAGTGAACGCGAAGTGATCGCAGCAGAAGCTGAGCGTTCTTCGATCAAATACAAGCAGGTGGAATACATGCAAGACAAGGTTGGCCAGACGTTTGATGGCACAATCACCGGTGTCACTGAATGGGGTATCTATATCGAGGAAAATACGACCAAATGCGAAGGCATGGCCAAAATCCGCGACCTCGGCGACGACTTCTATTCGTTGGACAAGAAAAACTACCGGCTCGTTGGCGACAAGACCAAGAAGATGTACACTCTCGGCGATATCGTGAAGTTCAAGATCATTGCTGCTGATATGGAGCGGAAGGCGCTTGACTACGTGATTGTGAAGTAG
- the rpsP gene encoding 30S ribosomal protein S16, giving the protein MLKIRMQRVGRVNNPSFRFVVTDSQNATRSGKFLEVLGSFDYRKGGADTIDAERVKHWISKGAQVTDNVHNYLIGKKILTGKKKNVNPVKVVKKEEPKAEAKAAPAAAVKEAPAAAAAPVETAAPVAEAPKA; this is encoded by the coding sequence ATGCTAAAAATACGAATGCAGCGCGTGGGACGAGTCAACAATCCATCATTCCGATTCGTCGTCACCGATTCTCAGAATGCCACCCGCAGCGGCAAGTTTTTGGAAGTGCTTGGTTCTTTCGACTACCGAAAGGGCGGCGCCGACACCATTGATGCAGAGCGCGTAAAGCACTGGATCTCAAAGGGCGCGCAGGTCACTGACAATGTGCACAACTACCTCATCGGCAAAAAGATCCTCACCGGCAAGAAGAAGAACGTCAACCCGGTCAAAGTCGTGAAGAAGGAAGAGCCGAAGGCAGAGGCGAAGGCTGCCCCGGCAGCCGCAGTAAAGGAGGCGCCAGCAGCAGCCGCGGCTCCAGTTGAGACAGCTGCTCCTGTAGCAGAAGCTCCAAAGGCGTAA
- a CDS encoding KH domain-containing protein: MQVEHDAQFLEYSIKALVDNPNDVKIVRTVDEMGVLLTLTVNPADMGKIIGRMGNTAKAIRTLLRVVGMKNNARVNLKINEPEGGMRSERPSKTVDEAMADLKI, encoded by the coding sequence ATGCAAGTAGAACATGATGCGCAATTTCTCGAGTATTCGATCAAGGCGCTGGTAGACAATCCGAACGATGTAAAGATAGTGCGAACCGTAGACGAAATGGGTGTTCTCCTGACTCTCACCGTAAACCCAGCGGATATGGGCAAGATTATCGGCCGCATGGGCAACACCGCAAAGGCGATTCGTACTTTGTTGCGAGTCGTCGGTATGAAGAATAACGCCCGCGTAAATTTGAAGATCAACGAACCGGAAGGTGGCATGCGCTCCGAGCGACCATCGAAGACCGTCGATGAGGCAATGGCGGATTTGAAGATTTAA
- a CDS encoding tRNA (guanosine(37)-N1)-methyltransferase TrmD, translating into MTTKTSVTFHIVTLFPQAFDSYLAESILKRAIEDKKIVVKFYNPRDFAVQPKNRKQTYAERRVDDKPYGGGPGMVIEALPVIKAIDKAIGRKMKGATKPAFIWLTPSGAQFTTEVAHDISVTARDIVIVCGRYEGIDARVQEVFPFQEISVGPFVLTGGELPAMILIDCIARQVPGVLGNFDSREEARNASPDVYTRPEVFTYKKKKYQVPPVLLSGHQAKIEEWKKAQLAKRRA; encoded by the coding sequence ATGACCACGAAAACCTCTGTCACATTCCACATCGTTACTCTCTTCCCGCAGGCTTTCGACTCGTATCTCGCCGAGTCGATTTTGAAGCGTGCGATTGAAGACAAAAAGATCGTGGTGAAATTCTACAATCCGCGTGATTTCGCCGTGCAACCAAAGAATCGCAAGCAGACCTACGCCGAACGCCGCGTGGACGACAAGCCATATGGCGGCGGACCGGGTATGGTGATCGAGGCGTTGCCGGTGATCAAGGCGATCGATAAAGCTATTGGACGAAAGATGAAGGGGGCGACAAAGCCTGCCTTCATTTGGCTCACTCCGTCTGGTGCTCAATTCACTACGGAGGTCGCTCATGATATTTCAGTCACTGCTAGAGACATCGTCATCGTCTGTGGCCGTTACGAAGGCATCGATGCTCGCGTGCAGGAAGTATTTCCGTTTCAGGAAATCTCTGTCGGACCATTTGTACTCACCGGTGGGGAATTGCCAGCAATGATTCTCATTGACTGTATCGCACGCCAGGTGCCCGGCGTGCTCGGCAACTTTGACTCGCGCGAAGAAGCCCGCAACGCTAGCCCAGACGTGTACACCCGACCGGAAGTTTTTACTTACAAAAAGAAAAAGTATCAAGTGCCGCCGGTATTGCTTTCGGGCCATCAGGCGAAGATCGAGGAGTGGAAGAAAGCGCAGCTTGCCAAGCGCCGGGCTTAG
- a CDS encoding peptidylprolyl isomerase: MENRNTNTNVAIAVALVAVLIAYLTLAPNKAPTVPTPITQNTQATSTVTTNTMPTSATTPTSAKTVTIETNKGTIVFEMFPSDAPKTVENFATLAQKGFYDGVIFHRVIDGFMIQGGDPTGTGMGGPGYQFADELNPSTPSYKLGYQKGMVAMANAGPNTNGSQFFIMLKDTQLPHSYTIFGRVISGQDVVDAIGKVQVGANDKPVDAVVMRKVTVK; the protein is encoded by the coding sequence ATGGAAAACCGAAATACAAACACCAATGTTGCGATTGCGGTCGCTCTCGTGGCAGTCCTCATCGCTTATTTGACTCTTGCGCCAAACAAGGCACCGACCGTGCCGACGCCTATTACTCAAAACACTCAAGCCACTTCAACCGTAACCACCAACACTATGCCAACTTCAGCGACCACTCCGACTTCAGCAAAAACCGTCACTATCGAAACCAACAAGGGCACCATTGTCTTTGAGATGTTTCCTTCGGACGCGCCAAAGACTGTCGAGAATTTTGCGACACTCGCACAGAAGGGCTTTTATGATGGCGTCATCTTCCACCGAGTCATCGACGGTTTCATGATCCAGGGCGGCGATCCGACTGGCACTGGTATGGGTGGTCCGGGTTACCAATTTGCAGACGAGCTCAATCCAAGCACCCCTTCATACAAACTCGGCTATCAGAAGGGTATGGTGGCGATGGCAAACGCCGGTCCAAACACGAACGGCAGTCAGTTCTTCATCATGCTCAAGGACACTCAGCTCCCTCACAGCTACACTATCTTCGGCCGCGTGATCTCCGGACAGGATGTTGTCGATGCTATTGGCAAGGTTCAAGTAGGCGCCAATGACAAGCCTGTCGACGCGGTGGTGATGAGGAAGGTGACGGTTAAATAA
- a CDS encoding aminoglycoside phosphotransferase family protein codes for METAPQQPAVLDEEKSAFERVDLKQVAVSINEYFPNIKTENIVPLGEGTHSWTFLVNDEYVFRFAQTPVAAENLKREMVMLPILKEYVTLPIPDFEYVALDMKGLGFSGYKCIQGGGFSRRVIASLTSEELAGVQADLKEFFDEVHSIPIELALEAGVRDVDSRKRVERVRKKALPAIADLFTQDEVRYFEKVVDDFLADERNFIYEKTFLHGDVNRSNLRFDETKRRVSGVIDWGEMQIGDPLFDLVRPYFWLGKEFVEPMLAHLPDEEYHFSVAKIHKMAVFLSLGAIHYMKDTYGKEAAIKRVEILRKMSNL; via the coding sequence ATGGAAACTGCTCCTCAGCAGCCGGCGGTTCTCGATGAGGAGAAAAGCGCTTTTGAGCGAGTCGATTTGAAACAGGTTGCCGTATCAATCAATGAATATTTTCCGAATATTAAAACGGAAAATATTGTACCGCTCGGCGAGGGTACCCACAGCTGGACGTTTTTGGTGAACGATGAATACGTATTTCGCTTTGCTCAGACACCGGTGGCAGCAGAAAATTTAAAGAGGGAAATGGTAATGCTCCCTATTCTGAAGGAATATGTCACGTTGCCAATACCCGATTTTGAATATGTAGCACTCGATATGAAAGGTCTCGGATTCTCCGGATATAAATGTATTCAAGGAGGAGGTTTTTCGCGTCGAGTCATTGCGTCGCTGACTTCAGAAGAGCTGGCCGGTGTCCAGGCGGATTTGAAAGAATTTTTTGACGAGGTTCATTCCATCCCAATCGAACTTGCGTTGGAAGCCGGGGTGCGAGATGTTGATAGCCGAAAAAGGGTAGAGAGAGTGAGGAAAAAGGCTCTGCCTGCAATAGCTGATTTATTTACTCAGGACGAAGTTCGTTATTTTGAGAAAGTAGTAGACGATTTTCTTGCTGATGAAAGAAACTTCATCTACGAGAAGACCTTTCTTCATGGGGACGTGAATCGTTCCAATCTGCGTTTTGATGAAACAAAAAGAAGGGTATCGGGTGTTATCGATTGGGGAGAAATGCAAATCGGTGATCCGCTTTTCGATTTGGTGAGGCCCTATTTTTGGCTCGGTAAGGAATTTGTTGAGCCGATGCTGGCACATCTACCCGATGAGGAGTACCATTTTTCCGTAGCAAAGATACATAAAATGGCGGTTTTTCTCAGTCTAGGCGCGATTCACTACATGAAAGATACGTATGGCAAGGAAGCGGCCATTAAGAGAGTTGAGATTTTGAGAAAGATGAGTAATCTGTAA
- a CDS encoding RNA-binding domain-containing protein translates to MNLNIPESETVEYKETLGDIEDIAKTIVAFANTKGGCICIGVGDDGSLRKIDIADSSFRKISDLNQAFDPRLHDCFSVQKEDVGGFSIIKIVVRKSSYHCHTYKGVCYVRQGSSNQKLSSKEIAERYNYSARYDWSAQVPEDSSLDWIDKKALGFLKEKYFDLKGNAHKTLDDIRFLNSLSLLGDDSVPNHTCLLFIGKEDVRRRVFGGRDKITWMYKDDLNGIEQRLPIEDENLPLIFGIQNILNKINIFNTTLQDVDLFRNDVSQYDPKVIEEIVVNAVAHRDWGIGLWVEVLQTPVSLEVRNPGKFRADLNKVLSENRRPEYLNPALADFLKKMHLMEKEGGGLRKAFGIQIKKGLSIKLRSDNASANPRVDFLLSGKVSDAAFARFMFTAKDLTQEQVVILDKINSGKNILLRDVSNEEYFLVQNLITKTGRGGIFLKIKEHLLRKSNKYISNFSSTHASVDTSKDIILDYAKKNLEFTTQEIYGILSGKSKVWVRVALMEMITAGFLRRVKRGVYTVA, encoded by the coding sequence GTGAACCTGAATATTCCGGAATCCGAGACAGTTGAATACAAGGAAACACTTGGAGATATCGAAGATATCGCGAAGACTATTGTCGCATTCGCCAATACTAAGGGCGGTTGCATATGTATAGGCGTTGGAGATGACGGCTCTTTGCGTAAAATAGACATAGCAGACTCTTCTTTTAGAAAGATAAGTGATCTCAATCAGGCTTTTGATCCGCGTCTCCACGACTGCTTCTCCGTCCAAAAAGAAGATGTCGGTGGCTTTTCTATAATAAAGATAGTCGTCAGAAAAAGCAGTTATCACTGTCACACCTACAAAGGTGTTTGTTATGTGCGTCAGGGCAGTTCTAATCAGAAGCTATCTTCAAAAGAAATAGCCGAGAGATACAACTACTCAGCCCGATACGACTGGAGTGCCCAGGTACCAGAAGACTCTTCGCTTGATTGGATTGATAAGAAAGCGCTAGGCTTTTTAAAAGAAAAGTATTTCGACTTGAAAGGGAATGCTCACAAAACATTAGATGACATACGTTTTTTAAACAGTCTGTCTCTTTTAGGAGATGATAGTGTTCCCAACCATACATGTCTTTTGTTTATAGGAAAAGAGGACGTTCGTAGAAGAGTCTTTGGTGGCAGAGACAAAATAACGTGGATGTATAAAGATGATCTTAATGGTATTGAACAGAGGTTGCCTATTGAAGACGAAAATCTGCCGCTCATTTTTGGTATCCAAAATATTTTAAACAAGATAAATATTTTTAATACAACTCTTCAAGATGTGGATTTGTTCAGAAATGACGTCTCCCAGTACGATCCTAAAGTTATTGAAGAAATCGTTGTGAATGCTGTGGCTCATAGAGATTGGGGTATTGGCCTATGGGTAGAGGTGTTGCAAACTCCGGTCAGTCTCGAGGTCAGAAATCCTGGGAAATTTAGAGCAGATCTTAATAAGGTTTTATCAGAAAATAGAAGGCCCGAGTATCTTAATCCGGCTTTGGCTGACTTTCTGAAAAAAATGCATCTAATGGAAAAAGAGGGTGGTGGATTAAGGAAGGCCTTTGGTATACAAATCAAAAAAGGTCTAAGTATAAAACTGCGTTCCGATAATGCTAGTGCGAATCCACGAGTAGATTTTTTGTTGAGCGGAAAAGTATCGGACGCGGCTTTTGCCCGCTTTATGTTTACTGCAAAGGATTTGACACAAGAGCAGGTCGTTATTCTAGATAAAATAAACTCAGGAAAAAACATCTTATTAAGAGATGTTTCCAACGAGGAATATTTCTTGGTGCAAAATTTGATCACTAAAACTGGTCGCGGCGGAATTTTCTTAAAAATAAAAGAACACTTACTTCGAAAATCAAATAAATATATAAGTAATTTCTCAAGCACCCACGCAAGCGTAGACACCTCAAAGGACATCATATTAGACTATGCGAAAAAGAATCTGGAATTCACTACCCAAGAAATTTACGGGATTTTGAGCGGAAAATCAAAAGTGTGGGTCAGGGTTGCATTAATGGAAATGATTACGGCGGGGTTTTTAAGAAGGGTCAAAAGGGGCGTCTATACGGTCGCTTAG